GCCCGGAATAGCGCAGATTTTTCCGGTTGTTGCGCACCATCGTTTCCACGATCCGTTCCATCCCGACCAGGATCAGCAGCGATTTCGCGCGCGTCACCGCGGTGTACAGAAGATTCCGGTAATACAGGCGTGACGGCCCCGGAAACATGGGGATGACGACCGCCTGAAACTCGTTGCCCTGGCTCTTATGGACGGTCATGGAATAGGCGAGCTCAAGCTGGGATGCGTCATCCATGGTGTAAAGCACATAGCGGTCATCCATCTGGACCGTAAGGGTCGCGGCCCGCTTGTCGATCTCCAGCAAAATCCCGACGTCGCCGTTATAGACGCCCTCCCCCGTCGTCCCATCCGCTTTGGTCCAGGGAAGATTGTAATTGTTCTTCACCTGCATCACCTTGTCCCCGACGCGAAGGCTATACTCGCTTCCCCGAATTTCCTTTTTTTTGCCGTCCTGCGGATTCACGGCGTCCTGAAGGCGCCGGTTCAGCTCGATCGTGCCGAGCTCTCCTTTTTTTCCGGGCGAAAGCACCTGGATATCGAGCAGCGGCGAATAGCCGTAGCTGTTGGGCAGGCGCCTGGTATAAAGATCGACGATGGTGGAGGAGACTTCCGGCGCGTTCTGCTTTGGAAGAAAGAAAAAGTCGCTTTTCCTGTCGCGAAGCTCCGGCATCTCCCCTTTCACGATCCGGTGGGCGTTGCGGATGATCAGGCTGTTCATCGACTGACGGAAGATTTCCCGCAGCTGGACGACGGGAAACATGCCGGATGAGATCAGGTCCCCCAGCACGTTCCCCGCCCCCACCGAGGGAAGCTGGTCGCTGTCCCCCACCAGAATCAGCCTGCACCCGAGCGGCAGGGCGCGCAGGACGCTCTCGAACAGCAGGACATCCACCATCGAAAGCTCGTCCAGGATCAGGGCGTCGCATTCGAGCAGGTTCTTTTCGTTTTTGGCGAATACGGGCCGGTCCTGCTCGTTCCATTCCACCTGAAGGAGGCGGTGGATGGTCTTTGCCTCTCGGTTCGTCACCTCCGACATCCGCTTGGCCGCTCGGCCGGTGGGGGCGGCGAGGAAGACCTTTTCCCCGTGATCTTCCAGCAGGGTGATGATGGCGTTCAGCGTCGTGGTCTTCCCCGTTCCGGGGCCTCCGGTCAGAATCAGGATTCCTTTGGAAAGCGCCTGGATCACGGCTTCTTTCTGCCCCTGCGCATATTGGATGGAAAAGCGGCGCTCTATTTCCGAAATGGCATTTTCGATCCCCGTGATCGACTGGGCGGGATACCGGAGGATCATCAGCAGGCGACCCGCACAGTACAGCTCGGATTCGTAATACCGGGGAAGAAACAGGTATTCGCGCTCCCCGAACATCTGGGGAACGACCATGCGGGAATCCTTCATCCCGCTCAGCTCCCCGCGCACCAGCTCGGGCTCCACCCCCAGCAGGCGGCAGGCGGCGGGGACCAGCTTGTCCGCCGGCAGGCAGGTATGGCCGTTCCCGGTGTTGTGTTTGAGAACATAAAGAAGGCCGGCACGGATCCGCGCGGAATCGTCCTGCGGACGGCCGGCCGATTCCGCGATGACATCCGCCCGGCCGAAATCGACGTCAAGCCCGTCTGAGCAAAGCAGGAACGGGTCGCTGCGAAGCATTTCCACCGAATTCGGCCCGTATGCCTTCCAGACCCGCACGGCCTCCTCCGGCGTGATCCCGAACTTGTTCAGGTACAACATCATCTCGCGGATCCCGTAGATCCGGTGAAATTCTTCTGACATTTTTTTTGCCTTTTCCTTTGTGACCCCCTTGATGCTGCAAAGGCGTTCCGGCTCGTTCTCCAGGATCTCCAGCGCATGCTCCCCGAAAGCGTTCACGATTTTCAGCGCGGTGGCCGGCCCGATCCCCTTTACCACGCCAGACGAAAGATATTTCAGGATGGCGGAAGAGGTGGTCGGCTGAAACCGCTCGATGGCTTCCGCCTTGAACTGCTGCCCAAAGCTCGGGTGGTTGATCCACCCGCCGTACACGTGCAACTCCTCCCCGCAGCTTGCCCAGGGAAGGGTTCCGACCACCGTGACAAGCTCTTCCCCCGTATTCAGTTCCAGAATCGTATATCCGTTGTTTTCGTTATGGAAAATGATATCCTCGACGGAGCCGGACATTTCCAAAAGCTGTCTGTCCTGCATTCTTTTCTCCCCAGCCGTACATTAGTTTGTGTGTTCAGTATAATCCTTTTTGTATGTATTTGCAAATTCCCCGTTCAGAAATCCGGGCAGGCTTTCCACAGAAATCAGACGGACGCAGAGGCAGTCCCGCGCGAATTTCTCACAAACCGCCCGGGTTTCGCCGTCCATGCCGCAGTCCACGCAGACGACTTCCTTTTCCCCAGAGCCGCGCATCCACCGGATCTGCTCCACCGCGCTTCTCATCCGGTGCTCCGCGGTTTCGTCGTGCCCGCGGAACGTGAGAAGAAGCGACGTTTTCTTCCCCCGGTCGGGCTGAAGAATCCAGAAGAGCGCCACGCGGTACAATTCCGTCACGCCCAGAATGGCCAAAAAGGCAACCAGAACCCGGCATAAAGCATCCAGCATGAAAATCACCTCGATATAGTTTATGCCGGAACAGAAAAATGTGACAAAAGGGGCTGCGAAAACCGCATCCCCTTTTGTCTATCGCCTATTGCTTCATTCAAAAAACTTTTTTAATTGTTCCGCTTTATCCGTCTTTTCCCACGAAACGCCCAGGTCCTCGCGGCCCATATGGCCGTAAGCCGCAAGACGGCGGTAGATCGGTTTCCTCAGATCCAGGTCACGGATGATCGCGGTGGGACGAAGGTCGAACACCCTTTTCACCGCTTCCGCAATCCTGTCCTCGGGGAAGCCGGAAGTCCCGAACGTATCGACCATGACGGAAACGGGACGCGCGACGCCGATGGCGTAGGCAAGCTGTACCTCGCATTTTCTGGCAAGGCCGGCCGCCACAATATTCTTCGCCACATAGCGCGCCGCATAGGCTGCGGAACGGTCCACCTTGGTTGGGTCTTTGCCGGAAAAGGAGCCGCCGCCGTGCCTTCCGTATCCGCCGTAGGTATCGACGATAATCTTGCGCCCGGTCAGCCCGCTGTCGCCAACGGGGCCGCCCACCACAAAGCGGCCGGTCGGATTGATGAAATATCTGGTCTTATCGTCGAGAAGCTCCGCTGGCACGACAGGCCCGACCACATGCTTCAGAAGGTCGCTGCGGATCTGTTCCAGCGTGGCCTGCGGGTCGTGCTGGGTGGAAATCACGATGGTATCGACCCGGACCGGCCTGTCGCCGTCGTATTCCACCGTCACCTGCGTTTTTCCATCCGGACGCAGATACGGCAGCGTTCCGTTTTTGCGCACGGCGGCAAGCTGCTTTGCAAGGCTGTGCGCGAGCGAGATCGTCAGCGGCATCAGGGTCTTGGTTTCGTCGCACGCATAGCCGAACATCATGCCCTGGTCGCCCGCGCCGATTTTATCGTTTTCCTCGGTGGCTCCGTTTCTCGCCTCAAAGGATTCGTTGACGCCCATCGCGATATCGGGCGACTGGACGTCGATGGAAGTGATGACTCCGCAGGTGTTCCCATCGAATCCATAGGCGGGGTTGTTATAGCCGATATCGCGGACCACTCCGCGCGCAATGGCGGGAATATCGACATAGCACTCGGTGGAGATTTCCCCCATCACATGGATCAGGCCGGTTGTAGCCGTCACCTCGCAGGCCACATGCGCCCGCGGGTCCAGGGCGAGAATCTCATCCAGGACCGCATCGGCAATCTGATCGCAGACTTTATCGGGATGGCCTTCCGTGACCGATTCCGACGTAAAAAAATGTTTTGCCATTCTTGATTCCTCCATAAACTGATAAAATAAAAAGCACCATCCGATAAAACCGAACGGTGCTGAACAACCTCATCTATCGGCATCTACCGCAGGAATTGGCACCTTGCACCCGAAGCGCAGGTTGTCGGACATCATCGGGCCTGTTCCCTCCGTCACTCTTGATAAGGACTTATTCAATTGTTATGGCCTATTATACCACAGGCGCAACGCGCCGTTGTGGTATATTCTATCAATTGGCGAAGCTGGTATCATAGCCGTCTTGCGGCTATGATACCATGATGGTAAGGAAAAGCAACCACCCTTGATACGATAAAGCTTCCAAACGCACAACTTATCATGGTTCTACGTTCTCAGGTGATTCTTCTTCGCTTACGCCGTGAGAATATTATAGCATCCTTTTCCAGAAAAGCCAAGTAAAAATATAAATTTAGTAAAATTGGTCAGATCGGACGGATCATCTCTCTGTGCCTCTGAACAAAAGGCAGAAGAGCCCGGAAAACGATCCCGGCAATTGCGCTGTTGAGCCCCGCCTTAATCAGGTTGAACGGGATAATGCCGGGGAGCATGATCGCATCCACAACCGACTTCGGGGTCCCGAAAAAGTAGACGGTAAAAATGTAATTCATCGGGATCATGGCCGCCGTCATGGCAAGGGAGCCGAGGACCATCCCGACCACCATATCGGAAAACTTATGTCTGCGCTTATAGAATTCCCCGGCCAGAACGACCAGAAGGCCGGAAGCCACCACATGCATCAGAAGGCCGACCCAGCCGTTCCCGCCGAACAAAAAAGCCTGAATCACGGAAACGATAAAGAGGATGGACACGGCAGGCATCGTGCCGAACAGCATTGCGGCGATCAGAATCGGCGCGTCGGCCATATCGTATTCCAGGAACGGCGCCGCGGGCACCAGCGGAATGCGGACAAAGGCGATCAGCACAAGGGAGACTGCGGCAAGCATCGCCAGCTGGGCCATCTGGATGACCCTGTTTTTCGACATACTGTTTTTCACGGGAAAGCACTCCTTTTTTCTGCTGCCAACGAAAAAAGTCCCACAGCAGGCGCTGTGGGACGGAATCACGCAAAGATGCGCAGGTCTTCTTTCATCCGGACTGTACCGTCGGCTTTGGGATCTCACCAAAATCTGCATATGCTCGCGGGCTCGCCGGCTCTGAGCCGGATTACCGCCGGTGGGGAATCTCACCCCGCCCCGAAGACAGCTTATTAAATTTTTAACATTTTTATTATATTCCGCTTTTCCGGAATTGTCAAGGGAAAAAAGGAAGCTCCGGAAAAATCCGAAGCTTTCTTTTTTTAATTCACGGAACGGAATCAGGAGTTGATTCCGACAACGACGCCGGAACCGACCGTATGGCCGCCTTCGCGGATAGCGAAGCGAAGACCGTTTTCAATCGCGATCGGGGTAATCAGTTCCACATCCATTTCAACGTTGTCCCCGGGCATGCACATCTCGGTGCCTTCCGGCAGCGTGATGACGCCGGTCACATCCGTCGTTCTGAAATAGAACTGAGGACGGTAGTTGTTGAAGAAAGGAGTGTGGCGTCCGCCTTCGTCTTTGGTCAGAACATAAACCTGACCCTTGAATTTGGTGTGCGGATGAATGGTTCCGGGCTTTGCCAGAACCTGGCCGCGCTCGACTTCGTTCCTCTGGATGCCGCGGAGCAGGACGCCGATGTTGTCGCCGGCCTCGGCATAGTCCAGGGTTTTTCTGAACATTTCGATACCGGTCGCGACCGTCTTCCTGCGCTCTTCGGTCAGGCCGATGATCTCGACTTCTTCGTTCATCTTGAGCTGTCCGCGCTCCACTCTGCCGGTGGCGACGGTGCCGCGGCCGGTGATGGTGAACACATCTTCAACAGGCATCAGGAAAGGCTGATCCGCTTTGCGGTCCGGGGTGGGAATGAATTCGTCCACGGCATCCATCAGTTCATGGATGCATTTGTACTCGGGCGCATTCGGGTCTTTGGAAGTGCACTCCAGAGCCTTCAGAGCGGAACCGCGGATGATCGGGGTATCGTCGCCCGGGAATTCATACTCGTTCAGAAGATCGCGGATTTCCATCTCGACAAGGTCAAGGAGCTCTGCATCGTCGACCTGATCCACCTTGTTCATGAACACTACGATGTAAGGCACGCCCACCTGACGGGCAAGAAGGATATGCTCCCTTGTCTGCGGCATCGGGCCGTCTGCGGCGGATACGACCAGAATGGCGCCATCCATCTGTGCAGCGCCGGTAATCATGTTTTTCACATAGTCGGCATGGCCGGGGCAGTCGACGTGGGCATAGTGCCGCTTTTCCGTCTGATACTCCACGTGGGCCGTGTTGATTGTGATGCCGCGGGCCCTCTCTTCGGGAGCCTTATCAATATTTGCGTAATCGACGAAATCCGCGTCACCTTCCAGGTTCAGGACCTTGGTGATAGCTGCTGTCAATGTGGTCTTACCATGATCGACATGGCCGATGGTACCAATGTTAACATGAGGTTTATTTCTTTCAAACTTTGCCTTTGCCATTGGAAATCCTCCTTTTTATCATACAAAATTAATTTCTTTTTAACAGTTAGCTACGCATATCATTCTAGCAATTCGGAAGTGAAAAATCAAGCATAATTTTCAAGTTGTTCACTCTATTTGCCGCGGGCGGAGATAATGGCTTCGGAAACCGATTTCGGCACTTCCGAGTAGTGCGCCGGTTCCATCACATACTGCCCTCTGCCCTGCGTTTTAGAACGCATATCCGTCGCGTAACCAAACATTTCAGAAAGCGGAACCTCCGCGGTGATCTGCTGCGCTCCCGAAATCGCGTCGATCCCCTGGATCATCCCGCGGCGGGAGTTCAGGTCGCCGATCACGTCGCCCATATACTCATCCGGCGCGGTAACGACAACCTTCATGATCGGTTCCATCAGAATCGGGTTTGCTTTCCTCATCGCGTCCTTGAACGCCATGGAACCGGCGATCTTAAACGCCAGCTCAGAGGAGTCGACCTCGTGGAAAGAGCCGTCGTAAAGCGTGACCTTCACGTCCACGACATTGTAGCCCGCCACAACGCCGGCAAG
This window of the Ruminococcaceae bacterium BL-6 genome carries:
- the tufA gene encoding elongation factor Tu (Evidence 2a : Function from experimental evidences in other organisms; PubMedId : 10774755, 12682299, 7706132, 20133608, 22938038, 22720735, 30396900; Product type f : factor); its protein translation is MAKAKFERNKPHVNIGTIGHVDHGKTTLTAAITKVLNLEGDADFVDYANIDKAPEERARGITINTAHVEYQTEKRHYAHVDCPGHADYVKNMITGAAQMDGAILVVSAADGPMPQTREHILLARQVGVPYIVVFMNKVDQVDDAELLDLVEMEIRDLLNEYEFPGDDTPIIRGSALKALECTSKDPNAPEYKCIHELMDAVDEFIPTPDRKADQPFLMPVEDVFTITGRGTVATGRVERGQLKMNEEVEIIGLTEERRKTVATGIEMFRKTLDYAEAGDNIGVLLRGIQRNEVERGQVLAKPGTIHPHTKFKGQVYVLTKDEGGRHTPFFNNYRPQFYFRTTDVTGVITLPEGTEMCMPGDNVEMDVELITPIAIENGLRFAIREGGHTVGSGVVVGINS
- the recD2 gene encoding ATP-dependent RecD-like DNA helicase — its product is MQDRQLLEMSGSVEDIIFHNENNGYTILELNTGEELVTVVGTLPWASCGEELHVYGGWINHPSFGQQFKAEAIERFQPTTSSAILKYLSSGVVKGIGPATALKIVNAFGEHALEILENEPERLCSIKGVTKEKAKKMSEEFHRIYGIREMMLYLNKFGITPEEAVRVWKAYGPNSVEMLRSDPFLLCSDGLDVDFGRADVIAESAGRPQDDSARIRAGLLYVLKHNTGNGHTCLPADKLVPAACRLLGVEPELVRGELSGMKDSRMVVPQMFGEREYLFLPRYYESELYCAGRLLMILRYPAQSITGIENAISEIERRFSIQYAQGQKEAVIQALSKGILILTGGPGTGKTTTLNAIITLLEDHGEKVFLAAPTGRAAKRMSEVTNREAKTIHRLLQVEWNEQDRPVFAKNEKNLLECDALILDELSMVDVLLFESVLRALPLGCRLILVGDSDQLPSVGAGNVLGDLISSGMFPVVQLREIFRQSMNSLIIRNAHRIVKGEMPELRDRKSDFFFLPKQNAPEVSSTIVDLYTRRLPNSYGYSPLLDIQVLSPGKKGELGTIELNRRLQDAVNPQDGKKKEIRGSEYSLRVGDKVMQVKNNYNLPWTKADGTTGEGVYNGDVGILLEIDKRAATLTVQMDDRYVLYTMDDASQLELAYSMTVHKSQGNEFQAVVIPMFPGPSRLYYRNLLYTAVTRAKSLLILVGMERIVETMVRNNRKNLRYSGLSHFLAEGIANEN
- a CDS encoding conserved protein of unknown function (Evidence 4 : Unknown function but conserved in other organisms) gives rise to the protein MLDALCRVLVAFLAILGVTELYRVALFWILQPDRGKKTSLLLTFRGHDETAEHRMRSAVEQIRWMRGSGEKEVVCVDCGMDGETRAVCEKFARDCLCVRLISVESLPGFLNGEFANTYKKDYTEHTN
- a CDS encoding Riboflavin transporter; translation: MKNSMSKNRVIQMAQLAMLAAVSLVLIAFVRIPLVPAAPFLEYDMADAPILIAAMLFGTMPAVSILFIVSVIQAFLFGGNGWVGLLMHVVASGLLVVLAGEFYKRRHKFSDMVVGMVLGSLAMTAAMIPMNYIFTVYFFGTPKSVVDAIMLPGIIPFNLIKAGLNSAIAGIVFRALLPFVQRHREMIRPI
- the metK gene encoding S-adenosylmethionine synthetase (Evidence 2a : Function from experimental evidences in other organisms; PubMedId : 8755891, 10094622, 12910260, 16672621, 18634909; Product type e : enzyme), with amino-acid sequence MAKHFFTSESVTEGHPDKVCDQIADAVLDEILALDPRAHVACEVTATTGLIHVMGEISTECYVDIPAIARGVVRDIGYNNPAYGFDGNTCGVITSIDVQSPDIAMGVNESFEARNGATEENDKIGAGDQGMMFGYACDETKTLMPLTISLAHSLAKQLAAVRKNGTLPYLRPDGKTQVTVEYDGDRPVRVDTIVISTQHDPQATLEQIRSDLLKHVVGPVVPAELLDDKTRYFINPTGRFVVGGPVGDSGLTGRKIIVDTYGGYGRHGGGSFSGKDPTKVDRSAAYAARYVAKNIVAAGLARKCEVQLAYAIGVARPVSVMVDTFGTSGFPEDRIAEAVKRVFDLRPTAIIRDLDLRKPIYRRLAAYGHMGREDLGVSWEKTDKAEQLKKFFE